A region from the Bradyrhizobium erythrophlei genome encodes:
- the fabI gene encoding enoyl-ACP reductase FabI encodes MQDLMKGKRGLIMGVANDHSIAWGIAKAVAAQGAELAFTYQGDAQAKRVKPLAQSLGFEAVLPCDVEDIASVDSVFEALRAKWGRLDFLVHAIGFTDKNELRGRYADTTRENFSRTMLISCFSFTEVAKRAAELMPPSGGAMITLTFGASMRAMPNYNVMGVAKAALEASTRYLAADFGPRGIRVNAISAGPVRTLAGAVIGDSRAMFAFMQKHSPLGRGVTLDELGGSALYLLSDLSGGVTGEVHYVDSGYNIVLMPRPEHLKDTAD; translated from the coding sequence ATGCAGGACCTGATGAAGGGCAAGCGCGGGCTGATCATGGGCGTCGCCAATGATCATTCGATCGCCTGGGGCATCGCCAAGGCGGTCGCGGCGCAGGGCGCGGAGCTTGCGTTTACCTATCAGGGCGACGCGCAAGCCAAGCGCGTCAAGCCGCTCGCCCAGTCGCTCGGTTTTGAAGCCGTGCTGCCTTGCGATGTCGAGGATATCGCCAGCGTCGATTCCGTATTCGAAGCTCTGCGCGCGAAATGGGGGCGGCTGGATTTTCTGGTCCATGCCATCGGCTTTACCGACAAGAACGAATTGCGCGGCCGCTACGCCGACACCACGCGCGAGAATTTCTCGCGTACCATGCTGATCTCCTGCTTCTCCTTTACCGAGGTGGCCAAACGCGCCGCCGAGCTGATGCCGCCCTCCGGCGGCGCGATGATCACGCTGACCTTCGGCGCCTCGATGCGGGCGATGCCGAACTACAACGTCATGGGGGTCGCCAAAGCCGCGCTGGAGGCCTCGACGCGCTACCTCGCCGCGGATTTCGGTCCGCGCGGCATCCGCGTCAACGCGATTTCGGCGGGGCCGGTGCGGACGCTCGCGGGCGCCGTGATCGGCGACTCCCGCGCGATGTTTGCCTTTATGCAAAAGCATTCGCCGCTCGGCCGCGGCGTGACCCTGGATGAACTGGGCGGCTCGGCGCTGTATCTGTTGTCGGATTTGTCCGGCGGCGTTACCGGCGAGGTCCACTACGTCGATTCCGGCTACAACATCGTCCTGATGCCGCGACCGGAACATCTGAAGGATACCGCGGACTAA
- a CDS encoding MIP/aquaporin family protein, with amino-acid sequence MTNRPAQTTTADELSPKLLVEFIGTFAFVFIGAGAAAVVGDAAGIGGIGAIALAHGLTIMVFAYAYGEVSGGHFNPAVTVGVLAAGAMRAGRATGYVVSQVLGGVAGAMLLRIVLGGVSTGLGRPALAHGLALGTTTLTVLPADGFVIEAVLAFFLVTVVLSTAIAGRAGNFAPLAIGMTVSLNIIMGGELTGGVFNPARALGPMIATGNFSEAWLYIAAPLVGGIVAALVHVGLSRLAAQSQPAPEAAE; translated from the coding sequence ATGACTAATCGTCCCGCTCAAACGACCACCGCTGACGAACTCTCGCCCAAATTGCTCGTGGAATTCATCGGCACTTTCGCATTCGTGTTCATCGGCGCCGGTGCGGCGGCCGTTGTCGGCGACGCTGCCGGCATCGGCGGCATCGGCGCGATTGCGCTCGCGCACGGGCTGACCATCATGGTGTTCGCCTACGCCTATGGCGAAGTATCCGGTGGTCACTTCAACCCGGCTGTCACGGTCGGCGTGCTTGCCGCAGGTGCCATGCGCGCCGGCAGGGCAACCGGCTACGTTGTCAGCCAGGTGCTTGGCGGCGTGGCCGGGGCAATGCTGCTGCGGATCGTGTTGGGCGGCGTGTCCACCGGTCTCGGCAGGCCCGCGCTCGCCCATGGTCTCGCACTCGGCACGACCACGCTTACGGTGCTGCCCGCGGATGGCTTCGTGATCGAAGCCGTGCTCGCTTTCTTTCTTGTAACCGTGGTGCTCAGCACGGCCATCGCCGGACGGGCGGGCAATTTCGCGCCGCTCGCTATTGGCATGACCGTCAGCCTCAACATCATCATGGGAGGGGAACTGACGGGCGGCGTTTTCAATCCGGCGCGCGCGCTGGGTCCGATGATCGCGACCGGCAATTTCAGCGAGGCCTGGCTTTACATTGCGGCTCCACTGGTGGGCGGCATCGTCGCGGCGCTGGTTCATGTCGGGCTCAGCCGTCTCGCTGCTCAATCTCAGCCGGCCCCGGAAGCGGCTGAATAG
- a CDS encoding LysR substrate-binding domain-containing protein, whose amino-acid sequence MITLRQLRYLSALAKHGHFGRAAEACAVTQPALSMQIRDLERTLGVAVVERRPGDVMLTDVGREIARRGEDILSASRDLVDFARHRSGLLTGRLTLGVIPSLAPYLLPRILPTLQSRFPDLRLELRETQTRQLVEDIKSGALDAAMLALPLGEPDIDTIALFEDLFLLAVPADDPRPASVCVAASDIDQSRLILLEDGHCLRDQALAFCASAARGRNGGAGGTAFGASSLTTVMQMVAGGYGVTLIPQIAADVERRDDRVKLLRLENPQPGRSIGLAFRRTSPRKADFAALGEVVKQSTGAAPVAENQKRRG is encoded by the coding sequence ATGATCACGCTCAGACAGCTGCGCTATCTCTCCGCGCTCGCCAAGCATGGCCATTTCGGTCGCGCGGCCGAGGCCTGCGCCGTGACCCAGCCTGCGCTCTCGATGCAGATTCGCGACCTCGAGCGAACGCTCGGGGTCGCGGTGGTGGAGCGACGGCCGGGCGATGTGATGCTGACCGATGTGGGCCGCGAGATCGCCCGCCGCGGCGAGGACATTCTCAGCGCCTCGCGCGACCTGGTCGACTTCGCCCGCCATCGCAGCGGCCTGCTGACGGGGCGGCTGACGCTCGGGGTGATTCCTTCGCTGGCGCCCTATCTGCTGCCGCGCATTCTGCCGACCCTGCAGAGCCGGTTCCCGGACCTGCGGCTTGAACTGCGGGAGACCCAGACCAGACAGCTCGTCGAAGACATCAAGAGCGGCGCACTCGATGCCGCGATGCTGGCATTGCCGCTGGGCGAGCCGGACATCGATACCATCGCCTTGTTCGAGGATCTGTTTCTGCTCGCAGTGCCTGCCGATGATCCGCGCCCGGCAAGTGTGTGCGTCGCAGCCTCGGATATCGATCAAAGCCGCCTGATCCTGCTCGAAGACGGCCACTGCCTGCGCGATCAGGCGCTGGCGTTCTGTGCAAGCGCCGCGCGCGGGCGAAACGGCGGCGCCGGCGGCACGGCGTTCGGCGCCTCCAGCCTCACCACGGTGATGCAGATGGTCGCGGGCGGTTACGGCGTGACGCTGATTCCGCAGATCGCGGCCGACGTCGAGCGGCGCGACGACCGCGTCAAATTGCTGCGCCTGGAAAATCCGCAACCCGGCCGCAGCATTGGCCTCGCCTTCCGCCGCACCTCGCCGCGCAAGGCGGATTTCGCGGCGCTGGGCGAGGTGGTGAAGCAGAGCACGGGTGCTGCGCCTGTGGCAGAGAATCAAAAGCGGCGCGGATAA
- a CDS encoding GNAT family N-acetyltransferase — protein MTPPTIRSARPDEYDEIARVWMNSWASTGLEDASNFLLAKLRARVPQEIEKGWSLYVADDNGAIAAMLALHLRDLYLDQLFVAPEYQGRNIGRQLLTFTRQHLADEIWLRCVRENEKAWRWYEREGFVFEKEAVEPMTGFVMKYYRWNKRNTAR, from the coding sequence ATGACACCGCCGACCATCCGCTCCGCCCGGCCGGACGAATATGACGAGATCGCCCGGGTCTGGATGAACAGCTGGGCTTCCACCGGGCTCGAGGATGCCAGCAATTTCCTGCTGGCGAAATTGCGCGCGCGCGTTCCGCAGGAGATCGAGAAGGGCTGGAGCCTGTACGTCGCCGACGATAACGGCGCGATCGCCGCGATGCTGGCGCTGCATCTCCGCGATCTCTACCTCGACCAGTTGTTCGTCGCCCCGGAATATCAGGGCCGCAACATCGGCAGGCAACTTCTCACCTTCACCCGGCAGCATCTGGCCGACGAAATCTGGCTGCGCTGTGTGCGCGAGAACGAAAAAGCCTGGCGCTGGTACGAGCGCGAGGGTTTTGTGTTCGAAAAGGAAGCGGTAGAACCCATGACCGGATTTGTCATGAAATATTACCGCTGGAACAAGAGGAACACCGCCCGATGA
- the rpsO gene encoding 30S ribosomal protein S15 yields MSITAERKAEVIKTNANKAGDTGSPEVQVAILSERINNLTGHFKTHVKDNHSRRGLLKLVSTRRSLLDYIKKKDEARYKALLEKHNIRR; encoded by the coding sequence ATGTCGATTACCGCCGAACGCAAAGCGGAAGTCATCAAGACGAATGCCAACAAGGCCGGCGACACCGGCTCGCCCGAGGTCCAGGTCGCGATCCTGTCGGAACGCATCAACAACCTGACCGGGCACTTCAAGACCCACGTGAAGGACAACCATTCGCGGCGTGGCCTCCTGAAGCTCGTGTCGACGCGCCGTTCGCTTCTCGATTACATCAAGAAGAAGGACGAGGCGCGTTACAAGGCGCTGCTCGAAAAGCACAACATTCGTCGTTGA
- the truB gene encoding tRNA pseudouridine(55) synthase TruB produces the protein MIVTTANSAFEPPNADSHEAEKNNFVEARRPNNDPRDQGQRGGKQARQNQPRRDKRDVHGWVVLDKPIGMTSTQAVAVVKRLFQAKRAGHAGTLDPLASGGLPIALGEATKTVPFVMDGRKRYRFTVAWGEERDTDDTEGRAVKTNELRPSAETIQELLPRFTGLIEQIPPQYSAIKVQGERAYDLARDGETVDLKPRPVEIHELTLVEQPDSSHSVFEAECGKGTYVRALARDIGRLLGCYGHICALRRTLVGPFGEKDMIPLEQLEALCDRAASGEGSLADALLPVETALDDIPALAVTRADAARLHRGQAVLLRGRDAPNSSGTVYVTVAGRLLALAEIGNGELIPKRVFNLNGLTASPARNNESV, from the coding sequence ATGATCGTGACCACCGCCAACAGCGCGTTCGAGCCGCCAAATGCCGATTCGCACGAGGCCGAAAAAAATAATTTTGTCGAGGCGCGCCGCCCCAACAACGATCCGCGCGATCAGGGCCAGCGCGGCGGCAAGCAGGCGCGGCAGAATCAGCCCCGGCGCGACAAGCGCGACGTTCACGGCTGGGTGGTGCTCGACAAACCGATCGGCATGACCTCGACACAGGCGGTCGCGGTGGTGAAGCGGCTGTTCCAGGCCAAGCGCGCCGGCCACGCCGGCACGCTCGATCCGCTGGCCTCCGGCGGGCTACCGATTGCGCTCGGCGAGGCCACCAAGACGGTTCCCTTCGTGATGGACGGCCGCAAGCGCTACCGCTTTACGGTCGCCTGGGGCGAGGAACGCGATACCGACGATACCGAGGGCCGGGCGGTCAAAACCAACGAGCTCAGGCCGTCGGCCGAGACGATCCAGGAGCTGTTGCCGCGCTTTACCGGCCTGATCGAGCAGATCCCGCCGCAATATTCCGCCATCAAGGTCCAGGGCGAGCGGGCCTATGATTTGGCGCGCGATGGAGAGACCGTCGACCTGAAGCCAAGGCCGGTCGAGATTCACGAATTAACCCTTGTAGAACAACCAGATAGTAGCCATTCGGTGTTCGAGGCCGAGTGCGGCAAGGGAACCTACGTGCGGGCGCTGGCGCGCGATATCGGCCGGCTGCTCGGCTGCTACGGCCATATCTGCGCGCTGCGGCGGACCCTGGTCGGCCCATTCGGCGAGAAGGACATGATTCCGCTGGAACAACTGGAGGCTTTGTGCGATAGAGCCGCGTCTGGCGAGGGCAGCCTCGCCGACGCGCTTTTGCCCGTTGAGACCGCGCTGGACGACATCCCGGCACTGGCCGTCACACGGGCTGATGCGGCAAGGCTCCATCGGGGCCAGGCCGTTTTGTTGCGCGGACGGGATGCGCCCAATAGTAGCGGCACAGTCTATGTCACGGTGGCAGGCCGGCTTCTGGCCCTCGCCGAAATTGGCAATGGCGAACTCATCCCCAAGCGCGTGTTCAACCTGAACGGACTGACTGCCAGTCCGGCTCGCAACAATGAAAGTGTTTGA
- the katG gene encoding catalase/peroxidase HPI, which translates to MDAKTDDSAGKCPITGGTRGHSNRDWWPEHLDIGVLHANAPAADPMGEAFDYAKEFESLDLDAVIKDLRALMTDSQEWWPADFGHYGGLFIRMAWHSAGTYRITDGRGGAGAGQQRFAPLNSWPDNANLDKARRLLWPIKQKYGRKISWADLMVLTGNVALESMGFKTFGFAGGRADVWEPEELYWGPEGTWLGDERYSGERQLAEPLGAVQMGLIYVNPEGPNGNPDPLASATDIRETFFRMAMNDEETVALIAGGHTFGKTHGAGDPSLIGAEPEGAAIEDQGLGWKSKYGSGFGADAITGGPEVTWSQTPTKWSNHFFENLFKYEWELTKSPAGANQWKAKGAEATVPDAYDKSKKHVPTMLTTDLALRLDPAYEKISRRFYEHPDQFADAFARAWFKLTHRDMGPIVRYRGKLVPKESLIWQDPIPALDHPLIGEQDIAALKAKILASGLSVPQLVSTAWASASTFRGSDKRGGANGARIRLAPQKDWDVNNPPELAKVLSKLEAIQKEFGKKVSLADLIVLGGSAAIEKAAKDAGLTVTVPFTPGRMDASQEQTDAASFAPLEPRADGFRNYIGGKRQFMKPEEALVDRAQLMTLTGPEMTVLVGGLRVLGANAGNPKHGVFTKRPGTLTNDFFVNLLDMSTEWQPAGSDGEYEGRDRKTKAVKWTGSRVDLIFGSHSQLRALAEVYACADAKEKFAKDFVAAWTKVMNADRFDLA; encoded by the coding sequence ATGGACGCAAAAACTGACGACAGCGCGGGCAAATGCCCGATCACCGGCGGCACCCGCGGACACAGCAACCGCGACTGGTGGCCAGAGCACCTCGATATCGGAGTGCTCCATGCGAACGCGCCCGCAGCCGATCCAATGGGCGAAGCGTTCGACTATGCCAAGGAATTCGAGAGCCTCGACCTCGACGCCGTGATCAAGGACCTGCGTGCCTTGATGACGGACTCGCAGGAGTGGTGGCCTGCCGACTTCGGTCACTATGGCGGACTGTTCATCCGCATGGCGTGGCATAGCGCCGGTACGTACCGTATCACCGACGGTCGCGGCGGCGCCGGCGCCGGCCAGCAGCGCTTCGCACCGCTCAACTCTTGGCCGGATAACGCCAACCTCGACAAGGCACGCCGCCTGCTGTGGCCGATCAAGCAGAAATATGGCCGCAAAATTTCCTGGGCCGACCTGATGGTTCTCACCGGCAACGTCGCCCTAGAATCGATGGGCTTCAAGACGTTCGGCTTTGCCGGCGGCCGCGCCGATGTATGGGAGCCCGAAGAACTCTATTGGGGTCCGGAGGGCACGTGGCTGGGCGACGAACGTTACAGCGGCGAGCGTCAGCTGGCGGAACCGCTCGGCGCGGTGCAGATGGGCCTGATCTACGTCAATCCGGAAGGCCCGAACGGCAATCCGGATCCGCTTGCTTCAGCAACGGACATTCGCGAAACCTTCTTCCGCATGGCGATGAACGACGAAGAGACCGTGGCGCTGATCGCCGGCGGTCACACTTTCGGCAAGACCCACGGTGCCGGCGATCCATCGCTGATCGGCGCCGAGCCGGAAGGCGCGGCGATCGAGGATCAGGGCCTCGGCTGGAAGAGCAAGTACGGCAGCGGCTTCGGCGCCGACGCCATCACCGGTGGCCCGGAAGTGACCTGGTCGCAAACACCGACGAAATGGAGCAACCATTTCTTCGAGAACCTGTTCAAGTACGAATGGGAACTGACCAAGAGCCCGGCCGGCGCAAACCAGTGGAAGGCGAAAGGCGCTGAGGCCACCGTCCCCGACGCGTACGACAAGTCGAAGAAGCATGTTCCGACCATGCTGACCACGGACCTCGCGTTGCGCCTCGACCCGGCCTACGAGAAGATCTCGCGGCGCTTCTACGAACATCCGGACCAGTTCGCGGACGCTTTTGCCCGCGCCTGGTTCAAGCTCACGCACCGCGACATGGGGCCGATCGTGCGCTATCGCGGCAAGCTGGTGCCGAAGGAATCGCTGATATGGCAGGATCCGATCCCCGCGTTGGATCATCCGCTGATCGGGGAGCAGGATATCGCGGCCCTGAAAGCGAAAATCCTCGCATCGGGCCTGTCCGTTCCGCAGCTCGTCTCGACCGCCTGGGCGTCGGCCTCGACGTTCCGCGGCTCCGACAAGCGCGGCGGTGCCAACGGTGCACGCATTCGCCTCGCGCCCCAGAAGGATTGGGACGTGAACAATCCGCCTGAACTGGCGAAGGTGCTCTCGAAGCTCGAAGCAATCCAGAAGGAGTTCGGCAAGAAAGTGTCGCTCGCCGACCTGATCGTTCTCGGCGGCAGCGCCGCCATCGAGAAGGCGGCGAAGGATGCCGGCCTGACCGTGACGGTCCCGTTCACGCCCGGCCGCATGGACGCATCGCAGGAACAGACTGACGCCGCCTCCTTCGCGCCGCTCGAACCGCGCGCTGACGGCTTCCGCAACTATATCGGCGGCAAGCGGCAGTTCATGAAGCCGGAGGAGGCCCTGGTGGACCGGGCGCAACTGATGACGCTGACGGGACCCGAGATGACGGTGCTCGTCGGCGGCCTGCGCGTGCTCGGCGCCAATGCCGGCAACCCGAAGCACGGCGTCTTCACCAAGCGGCCCGGGACGCTGACGAACGACTTCTTCGTCAACCTGCTCGACATGAGCACGGAGTGGCAGCCGGCGGGCTCCGATGGCGAGTACGAGGGCCGCGACCGCAAGACGAAGGCGGTGAAGTGGACCGGCTCCCGTGTCGACCTGATCTTCGGCTCGCACTCGCAGCTCCGGGCTCTCGCGGAAGTCTATGCCTGCGCGGACGCGAAGGAGAAGTTTGCGAAGGACTTCGTGGCGGCATGGACCAAGGTAATGAATGCCGATCGCTTCGATCTTGCCTGA
- the pnp gene encoding polyribonucleotide nucleotidyltransferase — protein sequence MFNIHSVEIDWGGRPLRLETGKIARQADGAVLATYGETVVLATVVAAKTPREGVDFLPLTVDYQEKTYAAGRIPGGYFKREGRPTEKETLVSRLIDRPIRPLFVDGWRNETQVIVTTLSHDMENDPDILALVAASAALTLSGAPFKGPIGAARVGFINDEYVLNPTLDEMVETQLDLVVAGTADAVLMVESEAKELNEEIMLGAVMFGHRHFQPVISAIIELAEKAAKEPREVKIVDESVLEKEILGLIETDLRAAYAIPVKQDRYAAVGKAKEKVMAHYFPEGQEPKYDKLRIAAVFKELEAKIVRWNILDTGKRIDGRDSKTVRNIIAEVGVLPRAHGSALFTRGETQAMVVTTLGTGEDEQYIDALSGTYKETFLLHYNFPPYSVGETGRMGGTKRREIGHGKLAWRAIHPVLPPHHEFPYTVRVVSEITESNGSSSMASVCGASLALMDAGVPLKRPTAGIAMGLILEGSRFAVLSDILGDEDHLGDMDFKVAGTETGITSLQMDIKIAGITEEIMKVALGQAKDGRIHILGEMSKALTAARAELGEYAPRIETFKIPTDKIREVIGTGGKVIREIVEKTGAKVNIDDDGTVKVASADGESIKAAIKWIKSIASDPELGQIYDGTVVKVMEFGAFVNFFGAKDGLVHISQLSGSRVQKTSDVVKEGDKVKVKLLGFDDRGKTRLSMKAVDQVTGEDLEAKQKAEAPAREAAGE from the coding sequence ATGTTCAATATTCATTCAGTCGAGATCGACTGGGGTGGACGTCCCCTCAGGCTTGAAACCGGAAAGATCGCCCGTCAGGCCGACGGCGCCGTGCTCGCGACCTATGGCGAGACCGTCGTGCTCGCTACCGTCGTTGCCGCCAAAACGCCCCGCGAGGGCGTCGACTTCCTGCCGCTGACCGTCGACTATCAGGAAAAGACCTACGCCGCGGGCCGCATTCCCGGCGGCTATTTCAAGCGCGAAGGCCGTCCCACCGAGAAGGAGACGCTGGTCTCCCGCCTGATCGACCGCCCGATCCGTCCGCTGTTCGTCGATGGTTGGCGCAACGAAACCCAGGTGATCGTGACGACGCTGTCGCACGACATGGAGAACGATCCCGACATCCTGGCGCTGGTGGCGGCGTCCGCGGCGCTGACCCTGTCGGGCGCCCCGTTCAAGGGTCCGATCGGTGCCGCCCGCGTCGGCTTCATCAACGACGAGTACGTGCTCAACCCCACGCTCGACGAGATGGTCGAAACCCAGCTCGATCTCGTCGTCGCCGGCACCGCCGACGCCGTGCTGATGGTGGAATCGGAAGCCAAGGAACTCAACGAAGAGATCATGCTCGGCGCCGTGATGTTCGGCCACCGGCACTTCCAGCCGGTGATCAGCGCGATCATCGAGCTGGCCGAGAAGGCCGCCAAGGAGCCGCGCGAAGTCAAGATCGTCGACGAGAGCGTGCTCGAGAAGGAAATCCTCGGGCTGATCGAGACCGATCTGCGCGCTGCCTATGCGATCCCGGTCAAGCAGGACCGCTACGCCGCGGTCGGCAAGGCCAAGGAAAAGGTGATGGCGCACTATTTCCCGGAAGGCCAGGAGCCGAAATACGACAAGCTCCGCATCGCCGCCGTGTTCAAGGAGCTTGAAGCCAAGATCGTTCGCTGGAACATTCTCGACACCGGCAAGCGCATCGACGGCCGCGATTCCAAGACCGTGCGCAACATCATCGCCGAAGTCGGCGTGTTGCCCCGCGCCCATGGCTCGGCTTTGTTCACCCGCGGCGAGACGCAAGCGATGGTCGTGACCACGCTCGGCACCGGCGAGGACGAGCAGTACATCGACGCGCTGTCGGGAACGTACAAAGAGACGTTCCTGCTGCACTACAACTTCCCTCCCTACTCGGTCGGTGAAACCGGACGCATGGGCGGCACGAAGCGCCGCGAGATCGGCCACGGCAAGCTGGCCTGGCGCGCGATCCACCCGGTGCTGCCGCCGCATCACGAATTCCCTTACACGGTGCGCGTGGTCTCCGAGATCACCGAGTCGAACGGATCGTCGTCGATGGCGTCGGTCTGCGGCGCCTCGTTGGCGCTGATGGATGCGGGCGTTCCCCTGAAACGGCCGACGGCGGGCATCGCCATGGGCCTCATTCTCGAGGGCAGCCGCTTCGCGGTGCTGTCGGACATCCTCGGCGACGAGGATCATCTCGGCGACATGGACTTCAAGGTGGCGGGCACTGAAACGGGCATCACCTCGCTGCAGATGGACATCAAGATCGCCGGCATCACCGAGGAGATCATGAAGGTCGCGCTCGGCCAGGCCAAGGATGGGCGCATCCACATCCTCGGCGAAATGTCCAAGGCGCTGACCGCGGCACGCGCCGAGCTCGGCGAATATGCGCCGCGCATCGAGACCTTCAAGATCCCGACCGACAAGATCCGCGAAGTGATCGGCACCGGCGGCAAGGTGATCCGCGAGATCGTGGAAAAGACCGGCGCCAAGGTCAATATCGACGACGACGGCACCGTGAAGGTCGCTTCCGCCGACGGCGAATCGATCAAGGCCGCGATCAAGTGGATCAAGTCGATCGCCTCCGATCCGGAGCTCGGCCAGATCTACGACGGCACCGTGGTCAAGGTGATGGAGTTCGGCGCGTTCGTTAACTTCTTCGGCGCCAAGGACGGTCTCGTCCACATCAGCCAGCTCTCGGGCAGCCGCGTCCAGAAGACCTCCGACGTCGTCAAGGAAGGCGACAAGGTCAAGGTCAAGCTGCTTGGCTTCGACGATCGCGGCAAGACGCGCCTGTCGATGAAGGCGGTCGATCAGGTGACCGGCGAGGATCTCGAGGCCAAGCAGAAGGCCGAGGCCCCGGCGCGCGAAGCCGCCGGCGAGTAG
- the fabB gene encoding beta-ketoacyl-ACP synthase I yields MRRVVITGMGIVSSIGNNTQEVLASLHEAKSGITRADKYAELGFRSQVQGAPTLDPTGLIDRRAMRFLGEGAAWNHVAMEQAIQDSGLEPSDVSNIRTGIIMGSGGPSARTIVEAADTTRTKGPKRVGPFAVPKAMSSTASATLATWFKIKGVNYSISSACATSNHCIGNAYETIQIGKQDIVFAGGCEELDWSLSVLFDAMGAMSSKYNDTPATASRPYDVSRDGFVIAGGAGVVVLEELEHAKARGAKIYGEIIGYGATSDGYDMVAPSGEGAERCMKMAMATVNTRIDYINPHATSTPAGDPPEIEAIRKVFGTGDKCPPISATKALTGHSLGATGVQEAIYSLLMMQNGFICESANITELDPVFADMPIVRKRIDNAKLGTVLSNSFGFGGTNATLVFKRMDA; encoded by the coding sequence ATGAGGCGGGTTGTCATCACGGGGATGGGCATTGTCTCGTCCATCGGAAACAACACCCAGGAAGTGCTTGCGAGCCTCCATGAGGCGAAGTCCGGAATCACGCGCGCGGACAAATATGCCGAGCTCGGTTTCCGTTCCCAGGTGCAGGGTGCTCCGACGCTCGATCCGACCGGCCTGATCGACCGCCGTGCGATGCGCTTCCTCGGCGAAGGCGCCGCCTGGAATCACGTTGCGATGGAGCAGGCGATCCAGGATTCCGGTCTCGAGCCTTCGGACGTCTCCAATATCCGCACCGGCATCATCATGGGCTCCGGCGGACCGTCGGCGCGCACCATCGTGGAAGCCGCCGATACCACCCGTACTAAAGGGCCGAAGCGGGTCGGCCCGTTCGCGGTGCCGAAAGCGATGTCGTCGACGGCGTCGGCGACGCTCGCGACCTGGTTCAAGATCAAGGGTGTGAACTATTCGATCTCTTCAGCCTGCGCGACGTCCAACCATTGCATCGGCAATGCCTACGAAACCATCCAGATCGGCAAGCAGGATATTGTTTTCGCGGGCGGCTGCGAGGAACTCGACTGGTCGCTGTCGGTGCTGTTCGACGCGATGGGCGCGATGTCCTCGAAATATAACGATACGCCCGCCACCGCTTCGCGGCCTTACGACGTCAGCCGCGACGGTTTTGTCATCGCCGGCGGCGCCGGCGTGGTGGTTTTGGAAGAGCTCGAACACGCCAAGGCGCGCGGCGCCAAGATCTACGGCGAGATCATCGGCTACGGCGCCACCTCCGACGGCTACGACATGGTCGCACCTTCGGGCGAGGGTGCCGAGCGCTGCATGAAGATGGCGATGGCGACGGTGAATACCAGGATCGACTATATCAATCCGCACGCGACCTCGACGCCCGCCGGCGATCCGCCGGAAATCGAGGCGATCCGCAAGGTATTCGGGACTGGCGACAAGTGCCCGCCGATTTCCGCCACCAAGGCGCTGACCGGCCATTCGCTCGGCGCCACCGGCGTGCAGGAGGCGATCTATTCGCTGCTGATGATGCAGAACGGCTTCATCTGCGAAAGCGCCAATATCACCGAGCTCGACCCGGTATTCGCCGACATGCCGATCGTGCGCAAACGCATCGACAACGCAAAGCTCGGGACCGTGCTTTCGAATTCCTTCGGCTTCGGCGGCACCAACGCCACGCTGGTGTTCAAGCGGATGGATGCCTAA
- a CDS encoding glutathione S-transferase family protein: protein MMKLYWSPRSRSFSALWLMEETGQPYERVLTDISTGAQKTPDYLAINPMGKVPALRDGEATLAEAAAICAYVAERCPDARLAPPVGDPLRAKYLYWLFFAPGCVEPAMVQVATKIEMNPVAAGWGDAQRVFDVLDAALEKGPWILGESFSAADIAIGSGLNFAVRLFKMVPARPSFDRYIDRCAARPAFQRASVLAAGEKA, encoded by the coding sequence ATGATGAAGCTCTACTGGTCGCCCCGCTCCCGCTCGTTTTCGGCACTTTGGCTGATGGAAGAAACCGGACAGCCCTACGAGCGGGTGCTGACCGACATTTCGACAGGCGCGCAGAAGACGCCGGATTATCTCGCCATCAATCCGATGGGCAAGGTACCGGCGCTAAGGGACGGCGAGGCGACGCTGGCGGAGGCCGCGGCGATCTGCGCCTATGTCGCCGAGCGCTGCCCCGACGCCCGGCTGGCGCCGCCGGTCGGCGACCCCTTGCGCGCCAAATATCTCTACTGGCTTTTCTTCGCACCCGGCTGCGTCGAGCCGGCCATGGTGCAGGTCGCGACCAAGATCGAGATGAATCCGGTAGCCGCCGGCTGGGGCGACGCGCAGCGTGTGTTCGACGTGCTCGACGCCGCCCTCGAAAAAGGGCCGTGGATCCTCGGCGAGAGCTTCTCGGCCGCCGACATCGCGATCGGATCGGGGCTGAACTTCGCGGTGCGGCTGTTCAAGATGGTGCCGGCGCGGCCGTCATTCGACCGCTACATCGACCGCTGCGCGGCGCGGCCGGCGTTCCAGCGCGCGAGCGTGCTCGCGGCGGGTGAGAAGGCGTGA